TCGGCGCAGGCCGTGACCGCCGTGACCTCGAAGACATGGTTGTCTTCCTCGGGAACGTAGTAGCCCATGAACTCGCCGAACGGCCCCTCCGGCCGGCGCTCGTGGGGCAGGATGCGCCCCTCGACGACGATCTGGGTGTCCGCCGGAACCGACAGGCCGACGGTTTCGCAGGGCGTCACCGCAATCGGCCCGCCCGCCACGGCATTGGCGACCGCCAGTTCGTCGGCGTCCGGCGGGATGGACGCACAGGCGGCCAGGAAGATTTCCGGCGCTGCGCCGAGCAGCATCGCCGCCTCCAGCGCCTCGCCCTTCGCTTCCGCGGCTCGCTGATAGCGCGTCAGGTCGTGGCTGCTGCCGATCCGGATGCGCAACTCGCCGTCGCTGACATGCATGGCGCGGTGGAAGGACAGGTTTGGCACGCCGGTTTCCGGATGCTTGGCGAGCAGGATGCCCGCGGTGATGTAGGGGCCGGCGTCTTTCTCGAAATAGGTAACGTGGGGCAGCTCGGAGAGTGCGATCCGGCGGCGGTCGGCCGGCCCCTCCTGTAATTCGGCGCGCTCCGGCGCGCGCGCCACCAGCCGGTCCCAGGCCGGGCAGAAGGCAAGGTCCGGCGCCCCGATCAGGGCGCACAACCGCCGCCGGCTGCCATAGACGTTGCTGACGACGGGCATCGGGGCGCCGCGCACAGTCTCGAACAGGATGGCGCCGTAATGCCGCTTCTGGAACGCCGCCGTAACCGCCGCCAGTTCGTGCTTCGGATCGACCTCGCGGCGGACGACATGCAGGTCGCCGGCGGCGCGCAGACTGTCCAGATAGGCGCGCATGGCGCAATCCTCCGTGCCGGTGCCCGTATACCATGACGGTTCCGTCCCCTCTCCATACGGAGTATGAGCGCTTCATGCAAAAGGACAGCAGGCCAGGCGGCGGCGCGGCGGATCCGGGCGGATGGCGCATGGGTGTCGATATCGGCGGCACTTAAATTGACCCCTATTTTCGGATATCTGGACACCAGTACCCTTGAGGTGCCTTTAGGACGCAGGAGACGACATTTTCATGATTACTCCCTATAGTACAATGGCTTGTGCCCACGTCGACGCCTCTTGAAACCCTCGTTCTGCTACGCTACAAGACCCTGGAGAACGACTCCGGTCGCTTACGCCCATCTTA
This Rhodospirillaceae bacterium DNA region includes the following protein-coding sequences:
- a CDS encoding UbiD family decarboxylase; the protein is MRAYLDSLRAAGDLHVVRREVDPKHELAAVTAAFQKRHYGAILFETVRGAPMPVVSNVYGSRRRLCALIGAPDLAFCPAWDRLVARAPERAELQEGPADRRRIALSELPHVTYFEKDAGPYITAGILLAKHPETGVPNLSFHRAMHVSDGELRIRIGSSHDLTRYQRAAEAKGEALEAAMLLGAAPEIFLAACASIPPDADELAVANAVAGGPIAVTPCETVGLSVPADTQIVVEGRILPHERRPEGPFGEFMGYYVPEEDNHVFEVTAVTACADPVYHALVCGSPEDLIPLETAIASKIYRHLTALLPGIVDVSCNPQLLNTVVKINKQYEGHARHVLLAAFGAHMDYSKTCMVTDEDVDIHDLNDVWWAFVTRGRADTRSLVVPDVPGFYRDPHKDHWGRLGIDATKPWGREAEFERKRIPGGDAVDLAEWLR